The DNA region CGATGGTCACGTTCTGGTCGGCAAGCACGGACTCGTGGCCGACAAGCACGCGTTTCATAGCGCCGGTTTCCATGTCTACGATCAGGAGGGCGGATTGGAGGTCGCCGGCCGCGTCCGTGATGTAGATGAGACCGTGCTTCGGGTCCACGGCCAGGTCGTTGAGGAAAGAGTATCCCACCCCCTCCGGCTTGGGCAGGGAGAAGGAGTGGACGAGCTTCTCGTGCACGGTGTCCCAGGCAACGAGCTTGGGCGTGCTGGAGTCGCCGCCGTTGTCCAACATCCACAGCACGCCGTCTGGATCGCTCTGGATGCCGAGCACGGCCTGCAGGCCCACGCCGCTGTCTTGGTTGGGCGCGGAGGCCCAGGCAGCGGTGGGATAGGGTACGGGCTCGCCGTTCACCAGCTCCACCACGCGCACGTGCGGGCTGAAGAACTGGTGCAGTGACAGGAAGATGCGGCCCTGCGGCGTGACGGCGATGTTGCCCGGCGCCTCGTTGAGCATGGCCACGATCTTCAGGGAGGAAGGGTCGGGCAGGGGTTGCGTGGCGACCACGGCGGCGCCGGCCGGTCCCTTGTCTTCCATTGTAAAGAAGATGAAGACGAAGATCGCCAGAATAAGGATGATGCCGATTGTAACGCCGCGTGCGGAGCGCATGGGGGAGTCCTCCACCTGGAGCTTCCGCCGGGCAAGAAAACGTTCGCCCGGCCTTAATGTGAAAAACCATACACATATTGGGGCCGGAACGGAATGCGCTTACTGAATTTTAACAAATCATTGACGAAGCTCGGCTACTTCTCCCCCCAGCCACCGCCTCCGGGCGTCTCCATGCGGATGCGGTCGCCGGCGTGCAGGCATGCGTTGAACTTGCCGGGCTGCTCATCCAGCACCTCTGTGCCGTCCTGACGGCGGATGATCACGTTGCGGCCCTTGCCGCCGGCCTCGCCGCCCTGCAGGCCGTAGGGGCCGATGCGCCGGCGCTCCGAGAGCACGGTGGCCTCGGCGTCGGCCGTGAGCTCTATCTCCCGCACCATGCCGTTGCCGCCCGTGTGC from Oceanidesulfovibrio marinus includes:
- a CDS encoding L-dopachrome tautomerase-related protein, which translates into the protein MRSARGVTIGIILILAIFVFIFFTMEDKGPAGAAVVATQPLPDPSSLKIVAMLNEAPGNIAVTPQGRIFLSLHQFFSPHVRVVELVNGEPVPYPTAAWASAPNQDSGVGLQAVLGIQSDPDGVLWMLDNGGDSSTPKLVAWDTVHEKLVHSFSLPKPEGVGYSFLNDLAVDPKHGLIYITDAAGDLQSALLIVDMETGAMKRVLVGHESVLADQNVTIEFETGRTVTRIGPGGGVEEWKVPVDPITIDASYDWLYYGPMHGTSLYRVRTSDLAEVFAGKRTEESLEKRVEKYGPKAPCDGITMDADGNIYITDIGNAAVGVLDTTDKYRILYRDPSLLDWVDGLANGADGYIYGTVNKLHRSAMLSGGTNSATPPFYVVRFPALGKTAPGR